In Lolium rigidum isolate FL_2022 chromosome 3, APGP_CSIRO_Lrig_0.1, whole genome shotgun sequence, the genomic window aaatgtttatatatcatgctagaattgtattaacagaaacattagtacatgtgtgatatgtagacaaacaagaagtccctagtatgcctcttaaactagcttgttgattaatggatgattagtttcataatcatgaacattggatgttattaataacaaggttatatcattatatgaatgatgtaatggacacacccaattaagcgtagcataagatctcgtcattaagttgtttgctataagctttcgatacatagttacctagtccttatgaccatgagatcatgtaaatcacttataccggaaaggtactttgattacaccaaacaccactgcgtaaatgggtggctataaaggtgggattaagtatccggaaagtatgagttgaggcatatggatcaatagtgggatttgtccatcccgatgatggatagatatactccgggccctctcggtggaatgtcgtctaatgtcttgcaagcatatgaatgagttcataagagaccacataccacggtacgagtaaagagtacttgtcgggagacgaggttgaacaaggtatagagtgataccgaagatcaaacctcggacaagtaaaatatcgcgagacaaagggaattggtaatgtatgtgaatggttcattcgatcactaaagtcatcgttgaatatgtgggagccattatggatctccggatcccgctattggttattggtcggagtgagtactcaaccatgtccgcatagttctcgaaccgtagggtgacacacttaaagttggatgttgaaatggtagttcttgaatatggaatgaagttggaatatttgttcggagtcccggatgtgatcccgaacatcacgaggagtcccggaatggtccggagaataagattcatatataggatgtcattttatgtgaataaaatgtcgcggaaggttctatggaaggttctagaaggttctagaaaagtccggaagaaaccaccaaggaaggtggagtccacaagggactccacccccatggccggccaaccctagtgggggaggagtcccaagtggactcccccttaggggccggccaccctcacatgggaggtgggaatcccacctttgggtgggagtcctagttgggctaggattgcccccctatggaaggatttggttcgggtcttattcgaagacttggacaccacctcttggggttccacctatataatgagggccaaaggggagggggccggccacctaaaacaccaccaaggtggccgcacccctatagtggccggcgccccctctccccaaaccctagccgccccgctcctccacttcccgcacgcttagcgaagctccgccggacttcttcaccaccaccgacaccacgccgtcgtgcttgtcggattcaagaggagctactacttccgctgcccgctggaacggggaggtggacgtcgtcttcatcaacaaccgaacgtgtgaccgagtacggaggtgctgcccgttcgtggcgccggaaccgatcgtgatcaagatcttctacgcgcttttgcaagcggcaagtgaacgtctaccgcagcaacaagagcctcatcttgtaggctttggaatctcttcaagggtgagactcgataccccctcgttgctaccgtcttctagattgcatcttggcttggattgcgtgttcgcggtaggaaaatttttgttttctatgcaacgttatcctacaaatatATAGTGAGAAAATCCTCTTTTCACTTTCCTCATATTGTATCAATTAATTTTCTTTTAAAATCTACTATATGTAGGTACACATTCCATGTCCAATTGGGGAAGAGTGGATTCTTATTGTAGCAAACTTCATCGATAAATCATTCGATGTATTAAATCCTGATTCCGGAGTAGGAAAGTTCTCCGAAGTAGTTAACACTGTGATattcaatttcaaacaattatttgTCAAATGTTACCCTGGTTGCTTCAAGTTCAACATACATGACTTTAGTGTTAAATATGTTCATGTTCCTAAACAAAACTTTAGGTGATTACAATCCCTGCTTTCTAATTTATTAAACATTtattaattatgtttttattataCATAAGCTTATCAGGGCATGTCCAATTCCCTTTTTTGAGCGCAGGTATGATTCTGGAATTTTCGTGATCCAATACATGAGGTGCTACAATGGAGTTGAAGTAAAACAATTCTCAAATGTAATTTATTCTTCCATTTAGAATTTTGTACTTCGTGGTTTGCAAAATAAAATAGTAAATCTAGAATTCTTATTTTCCtatctttttcatattttttataaTCTGTATATATGTTATTCAATAAAGGTTGACTTGCAAGCAATCCGAGAAAAAGTCTCATGCCAGCTAGTGATAAACAAATTTAATGAGCAACAGGTGCCAATAGCACGAGAATTCATTTCGAAGCATGTAAGTAAAGTTATTTTTTATTATATAtcaatttctattttttttgcGAGAGGTTCTCACCACTTTGAGTTATCTTTTCATGTATGTCagatgaagaaaatttgacatcaCGAGACAGTTTTCCATTGTAATAAACATACTTTTTCCATTTACTATTGACTTATGTAGGTAAATTGTCTTGTGTATACTTGGCATCTCAATTTGACAGATGAGACACTTTCaaatttcctctattttttttcaTGTCTGTGATAGGTGAATTTTACAACTTACCTTTTTGATCTAATAATGCTTCTTACTTTTGATCTTCACagcttgtttttctttttgtACACAACCTGATGTATGGTGATTTTACAATATGTTTCTACATACAATTTGTATATTTTCCAATAAACTCTCACGAACTGAGAAAATTCTAGTGTGAGAATCAAATGTGttgactgcttcgttcattttccaAAAAATTTAAATGTACTGAAAAGATGCTAGCGACTAGATTCGAACTTTATCCGTTCAGAAGCAGTCCAACGAACAGCGAAATTAAACGTACTAAAAAATTGCTACTGACGACAATCGAACTCAGGTCGATAACGAACAGCGAACAAAGCGAAGCGAAGCAGTCCAACGAAGCAGTCGAACGAAGCAGTCGAACGaaacatgggccggcccaacaacggCCGGGGGGTGGTCGGCGCGTCGCTcggcaccgaccaggtcggtgtaaagcactTCCCTATGTTACATACCTCTCACAATTTTCgcacctcaaaaaaaaaacatcggcGGGCCAGCCCAATTGACGGGCCCAGCCCCATTAGCTGCCGACCAGATCATGGGTGGGATTCCTGTTCGTTCTTCCACGACGAGAGAggttccgccgtcgccgccgctataTCCATCCCcaactccggcgccacgacgtTGGACAACGGCTCCTCAGCCTCCATCCTCACCATTGCCGCGGAGGATCTCGGCCTCTCCATCCCCATTCCCATCCCGACTCCGCCGTCTGCGCCGCGGTCGGCGTCCGCGGAGAATCATGCTTAGTGCGTCTATTATCTGCAATTTTTGCGACTGGAATATCTGAAGTCTTATGTGATCTTTCAGTttctgaattcatgtgatgtatgCATTTTTGCTCTATCATGCGTATACAGTTACACACCCCTTACTGAAGTTATCATATTTTATGGATTTAGCCTTTGAGGCAAATACAGTTGAACAGTGTTGCTCTATTTGAAGGTTTTCTTCTAGCTTTCAACGTATGTTAGATTTTTCTCAATTATCTGAAAagcaatggttattataatatagagGAAGAGTGGAATCATTTGCACAGCTTGGGTCTGATTAGTCATGAAGAAACATGACATAAGAAAGATTGTATTTCCATGTGGTTGCAAGACTTCGATTGTTTGTACTATTCCTCTTCAGACCTGAATAAGAAGACTAGGTCATCAAATACTATAGACGAGTATCCAGTAGTAGGCGAACTACCAAATAATTCAAAGTCCACAACATCTTTCTTTTAGATTGGAGCGTGGTGCGTAAACCATCTGCCAAGGACAGGATTACCAATGGCAAGGCTGATTGCCTCCAAGACCAGGAGTATGTCCTTACTTATGAAGACAAGGACGACGACTGGATGCTTGTTGCTCACCTTCCGTGGGAGTACAttcctttgattgttacatgtaaATCTGTCTGTCAGTTCAAGGCTTAATTCCCTTGTCAGTACTATTTGTGCATGTGTATTAGATACAAATATCGTGGAACTGAATCTCCATCTGTTGTTGCTTCTATCTCTCTGAATTCTAGAGTACTAGGGCCAGGTTTCGCTATATTAACATGCCGGATTATGCAGCCCCTTGCAACCATTTGAGGCAATCTCACATAGATGTTCACTAGGCTACAACCACTGGATAGCAAACTGACATTTCCTCATATGCCGCTAATAAGGAAATTTAGTTACATTAGGATTCATAACTTATGAATCTTATGTTTTAGTGAAGTCTACTAAAATGTTTTCAATAAATTGTCTGAATTGATTACTATGTCATATTGCCGTAGCTTTCATTTACCTATAGGTTATAAACTGAATAAGTGATAGTTCCAGTAATTCCTCCACctcaatatttttccttgcagtaTCTTTACTACTATCTGCCGGAAACTGAAAAGCATGAGAGGATCTGATGCTGCTGGAATAGGCGCTTTTGATCTTTATATATTACAGAACATAAAGAAGATCAGCAAAGGATCAAAAGCTGACATAAAATATTTGCTGTATTCCAGAGTATGCTGAAACAAGGTGATTCTGAAAAGGTATGGTCTGTTTTCAAATTCTAATCATAATATATTTGTCATGTTTCAGCTGCAACCGGACATGGGCCACATCGTCCTCGCATGCATGGCAGGTATGGCGGAGCGGGAGAAGCAGTACTACGGCCGCGCCCTCTTCATCAATATCGCCGGCAACGTGCGCGTCACGCCGGAGGATTTGGTGGCGTCTCTGGAGCAGCACTGCGAACTTCGGCCTaggtcggcgacggcggaggTGACAAGCCCACCATACCACTTCTTCATCTGATTCGTCTCGGACGGAGCCTGCACGCGTGTGGTGAACTTCTACCCGGCAGTGCGCTGCTGTGGCGCACAAGTGAGTATTCGCCAGT contains:
- the LOC124696551 gene encoding uncharacterized protein LOC124696551, with the protein product MDCYGMLTTTEQLHRRKEGKIGDKEILMHVVIKEVTKLLMDPNLDCSDPEYKRIFSLDYVGYRLENAGLVHIPCPIGEEWILIVANFIDKSFDVLNPDSGVGKFSEVVNTVIFNFKQLFVKCYPGCFKFNIHDFSVKYVHVPKQNFRYDSGIFVIQYMRCYNGVEVKQFSNVDLQAIREKVSCQLVINKFNEQQVPIAREFISKHSMLKQGDSEKLQPDMGHIVLACMAGMAEREKQYYGRALFINIAGNVRVTPEDLVASLEQHCELRPRSATAEVTSPPYHFFI